The genome window GCGCGGGACACACGATGACGACAACTCGGTCCGGCAGCGGATTCTAAGCGCGGCCTTCGGAGCTTTTATGGAGCGTGGCTACGCAGACACCAGCACGCGCGAGATCGCCACGCGCGCGCACGTTTCGAAACGAGAGCTCTATGCACTGGTCGGCAACAAGCAGAGAATGCTCACAGCGTGTATCAGCGCGCGGGCGCAACGCCTCAAGGCGCCCGCTGGCCTGCCCGAGCCGCGTGACCGAGAGAGTTTGGCGCAAGGACTTACTGCCTTTGGGGTCCGCCTCGTAAGCGAGGTAAGCGATCCTGTCGTCATTGCCGTGTTCCGGCTCGCGATTGCCGAGGCCGTGCGCGCACCCGAGGTCGCACAGATCCTGGACTCCGCTGCCCGCAAGATCACTCGGGCCGCCTTGACGGACATCATGACCAAAGCTCGGTCAGCGAGGCTTCTTGGCGGCGATCCCGTTAA of bacterium contains these proteins:
- a CDS encoding TetR/AcrR family transcriptional regulator, with the protein product MAARQASESRGTHDDDNSVRQRILSAAFGAFMERGYADTSTREIATRAHVSKRELYALVGNKQRMLTACISARAQRLKAPAGLPEPRDRESLAQGLTAFGVRLVSEVSDPVVIAVFRLAIAEAVRAPEVAQILDSAARKITRAALTDIMTKARSARLLGGDPVKMTEQFAGLLWGDLILGLLLRVIARPSASEIARRARDATAAFLNLYPEPEGARPRKPLARKKSPEGSSAPLLSPIYTAHFRMEKPG